CACGCCCAGCAAAAACAGCGCTTCCTCGACCAGCTCTGCACCCTGTGCAGTGGTGAGTTTGTCGGCAAAGGCGGCACCATCCACTGCCAACGCGGCTGCGCGGGCTGTTGCACCCTCAATGTCCGCTGTACTCTCACCGAAGCCGTGGCCCTGGCTCCGCACCTGACCGACAACCAGATTGAGGCAATCCACCTTCACGCCGAAAAGCTCAAACAGATTGACCGCGACAACAATGATCTGAAAAATTTCCTCAAAGCCAGCCGCGAGCAAGTCGGCCCCTGCCCACTGCTCGACGCAGACGGTGCCTGCTCGGTCTATGACTACCGCCCCCTGGCCTGCCGCGCTCTGCTCTCCACCATGGACCCGCATTATTGCACACTGGATTTTTCCACCCTTACCAGTGAAGGAAAACAAGCCTTCATGGCCCAGCTTGACCAGGATTCGGTCAACTTCCCCACCCACTACCTCGCCATGCCGCAACAGATCGCCCAGGCGGCGGAGATGGAATGTCTGGAAAAGATGAAACAGGCGTTTGGTGTGGCCGTGACCGGAAATCTGCCTTACTTGCTGGAGTTGGAAGTGACGTTGAAGCTGAGTGCAAGATTAGCCGAGGGAATTCGTTTTGAGGAACAGATAAAGACGTCCTACGCAGAAAAGTCATTTTTGATCGATGTCGTATAAAATTTCCTAATTGGCCACCGAACCCGCCACAGAGGAGCAGTGGCTAAGCAGGTTTTCAAATGTGCTGCCGCCAGGCTATTCAGCTAAAAAGCCCACTCCAGGCCAAAATTTATCTGGCTGGAGCGATAGCCGTCCTTGTTCTGAAGCGTGCTTTGATAGCCCAAACGGGTCGTGATGCCGTTGACGAAAACGGCACGAAGGGCCACCCCCAGGTCAACACTCTCTTGTGCGCTATCACGCCCCTGAAGAGAGAAATGCTCTTCGCTCTCCACTAACTGGGACTGGGTGTGCTCTGCTTCATCATCAAACGCGTGAGTCCACAGCACAGCCAGTTGGCTGACTAACCTCATCTCTTCGTACTCATAGTCGTACTCGATCTTTAACCCGGTCTGACTACAAAAGCGTTGCGAATCTTTGCCGCTGGCGTAAAGTGACGCCCCTTCGGCCTGCTGTTCCGTAAAGCTGTCTTCTTGCAACCATAAATACTCAAAACCAAGTGATGGAATAATACTCCACGAATCCAGAGTAAAGCGGTAGCCACCATGGCCCAAGAGTGAGCCGTGGCTGCCATCATGGTCACTTTCGGCCTGCCGGCCGAGAAACGCAATGGCGCGTTTGGTGTCGAAGCGGTCGGTTCCAATATTGAGGATAGTTTGGGCAAACCAGCCTCCATTCTC
This is a stretch of genomic DNA from uncultured Desulfuromonas sp.. It encodes these proteins:
- a CDS encoding YkgJ family cysteine cluster protein, which codes for MWTALIEHAQQKQRFLDQLCTLCSGEFVGKGGTIHCQRGCAGCCTLNVRCTLTEAVALAPHLTDNQIEAIHLHAEKLKQIDRDNNDLKNFLKASREQVGPCPLLDADGACSVYDYRPLACRALLSTMDPHYCTLDFSTLTSEGKQAFMAQLDQDSVNFPTHYLAMPQQIAQAAEMECLEKMKQAFGVAVTGNLPYLLELEVTLKLSARLAEGIRFEEQIKTSYAEKSFLIDVV